The Dehalococcoidia bacterium genomic interval TGGATGACCCCACCCAGGTCATCGATGCGGTGAAAGTAGTCGTACGCGTCCGCTTCGGTCTCGTTAGTCAGGGCCTCCACCAGCCAGCTGCCGCCCAGCGGGTCGACGCTGTTGGCGACGCCCGTCTCGTGGGCGATGACCTGCTGCGTCCTGAGGGCGATGCGGGCCGCCTTCTCGCTCGGCAACGCCAGCGCTTCGTCCAGCGAGTTCGTGTGCAGTGACTGGGTGCCGCCGAGGACCGCGGCGAGGGCCTGGATGGCCGTGCGGACCACGTTGACCTCGGGCTGTTGCGCCGTCAAGGAAACGCCGGCCGTCTGCGTATGGAAGCGAAGCCACCAGGAGCGCGGGTTCTTCGCCCCGAAGGTGTCACGCATCTCGCGCGCCCAGATCCGCCGGGCAGCGCGGAACTTCGCGACCTCTTCGAAGAAGTCGTTGTGGCAGTTGAAGAAGAACGATAGCCGCGGCGCGAACTCGTCGACCTCGAGACGGCGGTCGAGGCACCAGCGCACGTACTCCAGGCCGTCGGAAAGCGTGAAGGCCAGCTCCTGGGTCGCCGTCGCGCCGGCCTCCCGGATGTGGTAGCCGGAGATGCTGACGCTGTTCCACTCCGGCATCTGCCGCGCGCCGAACTCGATGGTGTCGGTCACCAGCCGCATCGAAGGCTCGGGCGGGAATATGAACTCCTTCTGCGCGATGTACTCCTTGAGGATGTCGTTCTGCAATGTCCCCCGAAGGCGGCGCACGTCCGCGCCCTGCTTCTCCGCGACGGCGATGTACATCGCCCAGATAGCGGCAGCGGGAGAGTTTATGGTCATGGAAGTCGAGACTCCGGCCAGCGGTATGCCGTCGAGGAGGACTTCCATGTCTGCGAGGGAGGACACGTTGACCCCGCAGCGCCCGAACTCGCCCTCGGCTTCCGGCGAATCGACGTCATAACCGTAAAGAGTGGGCAGGTCGAAGGCGATGGACAGGCCCGTCTGGCCCTGCGACAGCAGGTACTTGAAGCGCTGGTTCGTCTCCTCGGCGCTGCCGAAGCCGGCGAACATGCGCATCGTCCAGAGCCTGCCGCGGTACCCCGTGGGGTGAATGCCGCGCGTGTAGGGATACTCGCCTGGTAGGCCCAGGTCCCGTTCGTAGT includes:
- a CDS encoding methylmalonyl-CoA mutase family protein, whose translation is MKARRDEWERRAAGPERQAAFVTASGRPVRRLYGPTDVPDFDYERDLGLPGEYPYTRGIHPTGYRGRLWTMRMFAGFGSAEETNQRFKYLLSQGQTGLSIAFDLPTLYGYDVDSPEAEGEFGRCGVNVSSLADMEVLLDGIPLAGVSTSMTINSPAAAIWAMYIAVAEKQGADVRRLRGTLQNDILKEYIAQKEFIFPPEPSMRLVTDTIEFGARQMPEWNSVSISGYHIREAGATATQELAFTLSDGLEYVRWCLDRRLEVDEFAPRLSFFFNCHNDFFEEVAKFRAARRIWAREMRDTFGAKNPRSWWLRFHTQTAGVSLTAQQPEVNVVRTAIQALAAVLGGTQSLHTNSLDEALALPSEKAARIALRTQQVIAHETGVANSVDPLGGSWLVEALTNETEADAYDYFHRIDDLGGVIQALKGGFQQREIADAAYHYEREIESKQRVVVGVNDFLLEEPLDIRLLEMDPEGERRHRARLAEVRRHRDATAATRSLRALESACRTEANVMPALIDAVKAYCTLGEMMDVMRDVFGVYEEPLIV